One genomic window of Papaver somniferum cultivar HN1 unplaced genomic scaffold, ASM357369v1 unplaced-scaffold_150, whole genome shotgun sequence includes the following:
- the LOC113336039 gene encoding epidermis-specific secreted glycoprotein EP1-like codes for MPEVAEPVLYAKLHDNGNFVLYGSNSQIVWQSFDYPTDTDSQIVWQSFDYPTDTLLGGQKLKLGVDHLVSNSGKYKLSMRNTDGAVMIYNVYDEFHARLTGKPLDRPETMLVTLNLNTAGILYLVNSDGKIREIIYNGKKQHQQLKEGTINNVKQDYIYIATLDSEGDFVLYRERIDGNVGDNEDSSSGLIQLWTSNQWDKCHTPI; via the coding sequence ATGCCTGAAGTTGCGGAACCAGTGTTATATGCAAAGCTGCATGATAATGGAAACTTTGTTTTGTATGGCTCAAATTCTCAAATTGTTTGGCAAAGTTTTGATTATCCTACTGATACAGATTCTCAAATTGTTTGGCAAAGTTTTGATTATCCTACTGATACACTTTTGGGCGGCCAAAAGTTAAAACTTGGAGTGGATCATCTAGTCTCCAATTCAGGTAAGTACAAATTATCAATGAGAAATACTGATGGTGCAGTTATGATTTATAATGTTTATGATGAGTTTCATGCTCGTTTAACTGGTAAACCTTTGGATAGGCCAGAAACCATGCTAGTAACCCTTAATTTAAACACTGCTGGTATCTTATACCTCGTAAATTCTGATGGTAAGATACGTGAAATAATTTATAATGGtaaaaaacaacatcaacaactgaAAGAAGGAACTATTAATAATGTTAAGCaggattatatatatatagcaacaTTGGATTCAGAAGGAGATTTTGTTTTGTATAGGGAAAGAATTGATGGAAATGTTGGGGATAATGAAGATTCTTCCTCTGGTTTGATACAACTATGGACATCTAATCAATGGGATAAGTGTCacacgcccatttaa